Part of the Aquimarina sp. TRL1 genome, CGTGCTGATTCTAATTCATCGGGATACGGAAAGCACATTCGAATTGATCACGGATTTAATTATGTCAGCTTGTATGCTCACTTAAGTAAATACAATGTAGAGAAGGGACAAAAAGTAAAACGAGGAGATATTATCGGATTTGTCGGTAGTACAGGACGATCTGTAGCACCGCATCTACATTATGAAATTTTTAAAGGAAAAGAGCGAATTAATCCTCGTAATTTCTACTATGGTAGTTTAACCTCTGAGGAGTTTAATGAAATGCTTAAAGCCTCATCCCTAATCAATGAAACTCTAGATTAAACACACACATGCGCAAAGCACTCTTATTATTTATTTTTTTGGGTCTAGGATATACTATTCAGGCTCAGAAATACCGAGGAGAAAGACTTGACTCAATACACACATTGGCTGTACAGACAAAAGCAGCTTTAAAAAAACTCGAAAAACCAGCTTCTATTAGATTAATGGCTGTAGGTGATATTATGATGGGAACTGATTTTCCTAACAAAAGCTATCTTCCTCCTGCCGGAAAAGGTCCTTTTGATGATGTCAATGCTATTCTACAGCAAGCAGATATCCTTTTTGGCAATCTGGAAGGAACTTTAACTGACACTGGTGAAAATGCAAAACGATGCTCCGACCCATCAAAATGTTATTCATTCCGATCTCCTGAATACTTCGGAAAGTATCTTGAGGAATCCGGATTTGATGTCATGAGTATTGCCAATAATCACATTGGTGATTTTGGAAGTATCGGAATTAAAAACACTGCCAAAACATTAGAGAAGCATCACATTGCTTACGCAGGTGTATTTGCCAAACCCTCTGCAATCTTTGAAAAAAATGGAATTAAATATGGATTTTGTGCCTTTGCTCCTAATAAAGATTGCATAAAAATTCATAACTTAAGCAATGCTAAGAAGATAGTAACCGAATTACAAAAACAGGTAGATATTGTGATTGTTTCTTTTCATGGCGGAGCTGAAGGAGCTGAACATACTCATGTCCCCAGAAAAACAGAGCGTTTTTATGGAGAAGACAGAGGAGATGTATATCGTTTTGCACATACGATGATTGATGCTGGTGCCGATGTTATCTTAGGACACGGACCACATGTATCCAGAGCATTCGAAGTGTACAAAGATCGATTTATAGCATATAGCTTAGGAAACTTCTGCACCTATTCCAGGTTTAATTTATCAGGTATTAAAGGATATGCTCCGATAGCGGAAATTACCATTGATCCCAAAGGAAAGTTCATTTCCGGGAAGCTACACTCTGCAAAACAAGTCGATGAAGTATACCCTTATATGGATGATAAAAAACGTGCCTTAAAAGAAATCAAACAACTTACCCAAAGTGATTTTCCGGAAAGCAAACTAATCTTTGAAGAAGATGGAACTTTCAAACAATTAAAAGAGTAAGTATGTATATAAATTTGCCTAAAAAATTATACTACAGTATCGGAGAAGTAGCAGATGCTTTTGAGGTCAATACTTCTCTGATTCGTTTTTGGGAAAAAGAATTTGATATTCTAAAACCTAAAAAAAATGCAAAAGGCAATCGAAAATTCACTCAGGAAGATGTAAAAAACCTGGAGCTTATATATCATTTAGTTAAAGAACGAGGGTTTACATTAGAAGGAGCTAAAATCCACCTAAAAGAACAAAAACTAGAAGCGTTGGATAGTTTTGATATCATTCGGAAACTAGAAGCTATTAAAGGTCAATTATTAAAAATCAAAGATCAATTATAAGATTACGACAAACCTATTACCCAAAAAATATACGAAGCATTACAAAACACACAACACATGAAAAAACTATTGATTCCTATTATCGTTATTGTGGTACTTGCAGGTATTGCATATTCATTATTTGCAGGAAGATACAACACAGCTATTGGGCTTCAAGAAGATGCCAAAACAGCTTGGTCTAATGTAGAAAGTGCCTACCAACGAAGAAGTGACTTAATTAGTAACCTGGTGAAAACGGTACAGGGAGCTGCTGATTTTGAAAGAAACACCTTAAAAGAGGTTATTGAAGCAAGAGCAAAAGCAACCTCAGTATCTATCGACCCTAGCAATATTACCCCTGAGCAAATGGCACAGTTCCAACAAGCACAGGGAGGCTTATCTTCTGCCCTCTCCAAACTATTGGTGACAGTAGAACGCTATCCAGACCTAAAGGCTAATCAGAACTTCCTAAACTTGCAAACCCAGCTGGAGGGAACAGAAAATAGAATTAACACAGAGCGCAATCGCTATAATGAAAAAGTAGGGATCTTTAATAAGTATGTAAAATCATTCCCTAATAATTTCATACTTGGTCTCTTTGGTAATTTTAATGAGATGACTCGTTTCAAGTCAGATCCGGGAACAGAGAAAAAACCTGATGTCGAGTTTAATTTTTAATCATGTCTAAGGTAGAGGATTTTTTAAGTGCTGATGAGGAACAAAAGATTGTTGCTGCCATTCGTACTGCAGAAAAAACAACTTCCGGAGAGATCAGGGTTCACCTGGAAAAAAGCACCGATAAAGATTCTTTTGAAAGAGCGAGAGAGGTATTCCATTATCTAAAAATGGATAATACCATTCAGAGAAATGGAGTACTTATTTATATTGCTGTAGAAGATCGTCAATTTGTCATCTACGGAGATCAAGGTATTAATGACGTTGTTGCTGATAATTTCTGGGAACAAACTAAAGACCGTATTCTTTCTCAATTTAAACAAGAGAAGTATGCTCAGGGTATTATCGATGGAGTACTACTTGCCGGAGAGCAATTACAACATTATTTCCCCTGGGATCACAATGACACGAATGAACTCTCTGACGAAATCTCAAAAGGCTAAATGAACAATTATCAATATCATATTCGTCTTATAACATTTCTGTTGCTATTTATATGGCTTCCTTTTACAGGAAATAGCCAGCTGACCATCCCTCAAAGACCCTCTAATCAGACAAGTGTCTATGATGGAGCAAAACTTTTATCAGCACAGCAATTCAAAAGATTAGAACATAAGCTCATTACTTATAGCGATACAACCTCTACTCAAATTGTAGTTGCAACTATCCCATCACTTAATGGGGAATATATTGGCTCGTATGCTACCGAATGGGCCCATAAATGGGGTATTGGACAAAAAGAGGATGATAACGGGATACTACTTCTCGTCGCTAAAAATGATCGAAAAATATGGATTGCTACCGGATATGGGGTCGAAGAAAAATTAACGGATTATGTATCCAAAACTATTATTGATCAAATCATCACTCCTCATTTCAAACAAGGAAATTACTATCGAGGCTTAGATAATGGCACCACTGCTATTTTCAAAGTACTGGACGGCACCTTTAAAGGTAGCAGGAAGTCTGATAACGATGTTTCATTTCTTCCCATCTTGTTTTTCTTTATCATTTTCGTCATTATCATAATTTCTTTTTCTAAACGAGGTAGAAATGGCGGCGGCGGAAGAGGAGGAAACCGTTCTTCTATGGGAGACAGCCTTCTGGATGTGATCATCCTAAGCAATATGGGAAGAGGCGGATTCGGTGGTGGCGGATTTGGCGGAGGCAGTTCTGGTGGTGGATTCGGTGGTGGATTCGGTGGTGGATTCGGCGGTGGTGGATTCGGCGGCGGCGGAGCTGGAGGTAGCTGGTAACTAAAGTCCAAAAGAAGAAAGAAGAAATAATAAAAACATAAAATAACAAAAGCACCATTAAATATGGTGCTTTTGTTATTATCCAAGTCTTATTTTTTATTTTTTCCTAAAATACACTGCTACCGGAACTCCATGAAAATCAAATTCTT contains:
- a CDS encoding CapA family protein; the protein is MRKALLLFIFLGLGYTIQAQKYRGERLDSIHTLAVQTKAALKKLEKPASIRLMAVGDIMMGTDFPNKSYLPPAGKGPFDDVNAILQQADILFGNLEGTLTDTGENAKRCSDPSKCYSFRSPEYFGKYLEESGFDVMSIANNHIGDFGSIGIKNTAKTLEKHHIAYAGVFAKPSAIFEKNGIKYGFCAFAPNKDCIKIHNLSNAKKIVTELQKQVDIVIVSFHGGAEGAEHTHVPRKTERFYGEDRGDVYRFAHTMIDAGADVILGHGPHVSRAFEVYKDRFIAYSLGNFCTYSRFNLSGIKGYAPIAEITIDPKGKFISGKLHSAKQVDEVYPYMDDKKRALKEIKQLTQSDFPESKLIFEEDGTFKQLKE
- a CDS encoding MerR family transcriptional regulator, giving the protein MYINLPKKLYYSIGEVADAFEVNTSLIRFWEKEFDILKPKKNAKGNRKFTQEDVKNLELIYHLVKERGFTLEGAKIHLKEQKLEALDSFDIIRKLEAIKGQLLKIKDQL
- a CDS encoding LemA family protein — its product is MKKLLIPIIVIVVLAGIAYSLFAGRYNTAIGLQEDAKTAWSNVESAYQRRSDLISNLVKTVQGAADFERNTLKEVIEARAKATSVSIDPSNITPEQMAQFQQAQGGLSSALSKLLVTVERYPDLKANQNFLNLQTQLEGTENRINTERNRYNEKVGIFNKYVKSFPNNFILGLFGNFNEMTRFKSDPGTEKKPDVEFNF
- a CDS encoding TPM domain-containing protein — protein: MSKVEDFLSADEEQKIVAAIRTAEKTTSGEIRVHLEKSTDKDSFERAREVFHYLKMDNTIQRNGVLIYIAVEDRQFVIYGDQGINDVVADNFWEQTKDRILSQFKQEKYAQGIIDGVLLAGEQLQHYFPWDHNDTNELSDEISKG
- a CDS encoding YgcG family protein, with the protein product MNNYQYHIRLITFLLLFIWLPFTGNSQLTIPQRPSNQTSVYDGAKLLSAQQFKRLEHKLITYSDTTSTQIVVATIPSLNGEYIGSYATEWAHKWGIGQKEDDNGILLLVAKNDRKIWIATGYGVEEKLTDYVSKTIIDQIITPHFKQGNYYRGLDNGTTAIFKVLDGTFKGSRKSDNDVSFLPILFFFIIFVIIIISFSKRGRNGGGGRGGNRSSMGDSLLDVIILSNMGRGGFGGGGFGGGSSGGGFGGGFGGGFGGGGFGGGGAGGSW